In the Colwellia sp. 20A7 genome, one interval contains:
- a CDS encoding FadR/GntR family transcriptional regulator, producing the protein MTADNFNIEQLQGSRSLTNDLVESLRNQIVGGNLQPGTKLPAARDIEEKAGVSRSVVREAVAALRAEGLIISKQGVGMFVANNTVKKSFKIDSDEFSSIEDAVQILELRMAVELEMATMAAKKRTAKHMKNIWSALDAFDKQIDSGNDALKEDIAFHLAIADASGNPYFSRFIKYIGEGVIPSREIITENEKSLDSQEYLAIIQKEHKNIASAIDAKDQVSARAAIYEHLNNSRSRHIQIVKKYKEELAAKS; encoded by the coding sequence TTGACAGCAGACAACTTTAATATTGAACAGTTACAAGGCTCTCGTAGTCTTACTAACGACCTTGTTGAGTCACTTAGAAACCAAATTGTTGGTGGTAATTTACAACCAGGTACTAAACTTCCTGCTGCGCGTGATATAGAAGAAAAAGCGGGTGTTAGCCGAAGTGTTGTTCGTGAAGCTGTAGCTGCACTTAGAGCTGAAGGTTTAATCATTAGTAAACAAGGTGTTGGCATGTTTGTTGCCAATAACACGGTAAAAAAATCTTTTAAAATTGATTCAGATGAATTTAGTTCAATAGAAGATGCTGTACAAATTTTAGAATTAAGAATGGCTGTAGAATTAGAAATGGCAACTATGGCAGCTAAAAAAAGAACAGCAAAACATATGAAAAATATTTGGTCAGCTTTAGATGCTTTTGATAAACAAATTGATAGTGGCAATGATGCGCTTAAAGAAGATATTGCTTTTCATTTAGCGATTGCTGATGCTTCAGGTAACCCTTATTTTTCAAGGTTTATTAAGTATATTGGTGAAGGTGTCATTCCATCAAGAGAGATAATTACTGAGAATGAAAAGTCGCTAGACTCTCAAGAGTATTTAGCTATTATTCAAAAAGAACATAAAAATATTGCTTCAGCGATTGATGCAAAGGACCAAGTTTCTGCAAGGGCGGCTATTTATGAGCATTTAAATAATAGTCGTAGTCGTCATATACAAATAGTTAAAAAATACAAAGAAGAGTTAGCTGCTAAATCATAA
- a CDS encoding putative signal transducing protein, protein MKIVYSNESIFFVTNVKNLISAEGISTFIKNEFSQGALGEISAFDAWPEVWVTNNKDFERATEIINELQSSNEGEDWVCQKCSEQNASSFEVCWNCGTENS, encoded by the coding sequence ATGAAAATTGTCTATTCCAACGAAAGTATTTTTTTTGTTACTAATGTTAAAAACCTTATTTCGGCTGAAGGTATAAGTACCTTTATAAAAAATGAATTTTCTCAAGGCGCTTTAGGTGAAATATCGGCTTTCGATGCTTGGCCGGAAGTCTGGGTTACAAATAACAAGGATTTTGAACGCGCTACAGAAATAATAAATGAATTGCAAAGCAGTAATGAAGGTGAAGATTGGGTTTGCCAAAAATGTTCAGAACAAAACGCATCGTCATTTGAAGTATGTTGGAATTGTGGCACTGAAAATTCGTAA
- a CDS encoding TonB-dependent receptor plug domain-containing protein gives MFKKNLTMAVAILLVPAFVFANESSNKNSTEHEHSYQEKQGHQEKHDDHEHHEHSDNNIEKIQVSASRLGRIVTESATRTEIINGEEIQEKALMRPGNISMLVAETGGVRVQTTSPTLGSANIRLQGLYGRYTQLLSDGLPLYGGQTASIGLLQIPPTDLANVEIIKGSASSLYGGSALGGVINLISRTPADAYEGEVLINATSKNGQDVTSYFASPLTDDLSGSVTAGVHHQEKQDLDDDGWIDMAGYERGSVRPRLYWQGDDGANLYLTMGAMKEEREGGTLGNATLPDGSTFAQTQSTLRTDLGFIYDKPVGDVMNINVRGSGMNQDHEHEFGAVLEDDNHQSYLIESSLSGYSDKTAWLVGVALQSEKFDSDTFSEFNYSYQVPGLFSQLDYEASDDVSMSLSARTDWHSEYGTQVSPRISLLYSPENWTVRGAYGQGFFAPSPFIEDIDEAGLSHLAPLENITEEQASTASIDVSYALGSVETSMTLFTSEIENVTELENINDIDKAFGKQVRIVNAEGKSKINGAELLLRYRWRNIKFTGSYLYTDATKENDIGTGRIPLALTPTHSAGLVVMWEEHGSHLLGFEAYYTGTQRLENNPYRQQSDPYWHLGLLGQITIGKISLFVNAENLLNVRQTKEESLLLPEQAASGRWTTDIWSKNDGFTVNAGLRFQFGG, from the coding sequence ATGTTTAAAAAAAATTTAACAATGGCAGTAGCAATACTGTTAGTACCAGCGTTTGTCTTTGCAAATGAGAGTTCAAATAAAAACTCAACTGAACACGAACATAGTTATCAAGAAAAGCAAGGCCATCAAGAAAAGCATGATGATCATGAGCACCATGAACATAGTGATAATAATATTGAAAAAATACAAGTAAGCGCTTCTCGCTTAGGTCGTATTGTCACCGAATCTGCAACCAGAACAGAAATTATTAACGGCGAAGAAATACAAGAAAAAGCACTCATGCGCCCAGGTAATATTTCTATGTTAGTAGCTGAAACTGGTGGTGTTAGGGTGCAAACTACTTCACCTACGCTAGGCAGTGCCAATATTAGACTTCAAGGATTATATGGGCGTTATACACAATTGTTAAGTGATGGCTTGCCTTTATACGGAGGTCAAACAGCTTCCATTGGCTTATTACAAATTCCACCAACAGATCTGGCTAATGTAGAAATCATTAAAGGCTCGGCTTCTTCTTTATATGGAGGCTCTGCACTAGGTGGGGTTATTAATCTTATTTCACGAACACCAGCAGATGCTTATGAAGGTGAAGTGTTAATTAATGCTACGTCTAAAAACGGTCAAGATGTGACTTCGTATTTCGCATCACCGTTAACAGATGATTTAAGCGGCTCAGTTACTGCTGGCGTTCATCATCAAGAAAAGCAAGATTTAGACGACGATGGCTGGATTGACATGGCTGGCTACGAAAGAGGCAGTGTACGTCCTCGACTCTATTGGCAAGGTGACGATGGTGCCAACCTTTACCTTACAATGGGTGCAATGAAGGAAGAGAGGGAAGGCGGCACTTTAGGTAATGCCACATTACCCGACGGTAGTACATTCGCCCAAACACAATCGACATTAAGAACAGATCTTGGTTTTATCTACGACAAACCTGTAGGTGACGTGATGAACATTAATGTACGTGGCTCTGGCATGAACCAAGATCACGAACATGAATTTGGCGCTGTTCTTGAAGATGATAATCACCAAAGCTATTTAATAGAGTCAAGCTTGTCAGGATACTCTGACAAAACAGCGTGGTTAGTAGGTGTAGCGTTACAATCTGAAAAATTCGACTCCGATACATTTTCAGAATTTAATTATTCATATCAAGTACCAGGATTGTTTTCGCAACTAGATTATGAAGCAAGTGATGATGTTTCAATGTCACTTAGTGCTCGTACTGATTGGCATAGCGAATATGGCACACAAGTAAGTCCTCGTATTTCATTATTGTACAGCCCTGAAAACTGGACTGTTCGAGGGGCTTATGGTCAAGGTTTTTTTGCGCCAAGCCCATTTATTGAAGACATTGATGAAGCCGGTTTATCACACCTTGCGCCCCTAGAAAATATTACTGAAGAACAAGCGTCAACCGCTTCAATAGATGTTAGCTATGCCTTAGGTAGTGTAGAAACGAGCATGACCTTATTTACGTCAGAGATTGAAAATGTTACTGAGTTAGAAAATATAAATGATATTGATAAAGCGTTCGGTAAACAAGTTCGCATTGTTAACGCTGAAGGTAAAAGTAAAATTAATGGTGCTGAATTATTGCTCCGTTATCGCTGGCGAAATATTAAGTTCACAGGGAGTTATTTATATACTGATGCAACGAAAGAAAATGATATCGGCACTGGCCGAATACCTTTAGCACTTACACCTACACATTCTGCTGGCCTTGTGGTGATGTGGGAAGAGCATGGCAGCCATTTACTTGGATTTGAAGCTTATTATACGGGTACTCAACGTCTTGAGAATAACCCCTATCGTCAGCAAAGTGATCCTTATTGGCACTTAGGGTTATTAGGTCAGATAACCATAGGAAAAATAAGCTTATTTGTTAATGCGGAAAACTTGTTAAACGTACGACAAACTAAAGAAGAATCTTTATTGTTACCAGAACAAGCCGCTAGTGGACGATGGACGACAGATATTTGGTCAAAAAATGATGGGTTTACTGTTAATGCAGGCTTACGCTTTCAATTTGGCGGCTAA